The Acidobacteriota bacterium genome includes the window AGATGCTCCGGTAGCACCGACCGGAAGTCCGGCGCGTTCTCAACCTGCCGGCTCAGTCGATCCAGAGCGCGGAGAGCTCGATTCCGATCGCATCGAATGGCACGGCGCGTACGACGTCGTCCCCGCTGTGCGAGCTCACAACGAGCCAGTTCGAGTCCGTGAGCCGAAAGACCTCGAGCATTTTCGCGAGCGGATCGACGACCCATAAAAATGCCACGCCGTGGGTCGCGTAGGCGGGCATTTTCCTGGCCCGGTCGAGCCGGACGGTGCCCGGCGAGACGACCTCGCACACCCAGCCCGGCGCCAGCTCGAAGTACGCCACATCAGGAATCGACGGCATCCGCTCGCGGCGCCACCCGGCGAGATCGGGAACCATCACGTCGGAGCCGAGATGAAGCTCCGGTTCGTCGAGAATCCACCATCCCCCCGGGCCTCCTCGGCCGCGGTCGAATGGACCCATGATGTCGGCTCCGAGTATCG containing:
- a CDS encoding Uma2 family endonuclease; translated protein: MAGMSDEIKEAAPTYQDLLDLPENLVGEIVGGELFASPRPASPHARASSILGADIMGPFDRGRGGPGGWWILDEPELHLGSDVMVPDLAGWRRERMPSIPDVAYFELAPGWVCEVVSPGTVRLDRARKMPAYATHGVAFLWVVDPLAKMLEVFRLTDSNWLVVSSHSGDDVVRAVPFDAIGIELSALWID